The following proteins are encoded in a genomic region of Glycine max cultivar Williams 82 chromosome 18, Glycine_max_v4.0, whole genome shotgun sequence:
- the LOC102661454 gene encoding uncharacterized protein, whose amino-acid sequence MARIAKVVKISEQELDQVKQNRNGMVGIPRKRLEEKAKALANQGEWTSFIDILALLVFGTILFPNVDGLVDLAGIDAFLAYRHSKESPVIAALADAYDTFDLRCEKSSARIVYCTPALYIWLVSHVFHHEGRPVCPLQGHHVCSKKGKANWEELLAGMTKASISWFPRWKEGEAGVLCSCEGFPNVPLMGTRGCINYNPMLAIRQLGYPMRGAPSEKVITPFITGGFNEANAKILQKISKAWNRVGRKDKELRGSSNDVINGYHKWLKSRTQGITWLPKLKSLSRKEAEIPEESEKVQALKAELEGEREVEDGSH is encoded by the coding sequence ATGGCAAGAATAGCAAAAGTGGTCAAGATCTCAGAACAAGAGCTAGACCAAGTGaagcaaaataggaatgggATGGTAGGGATACCAAGGAAGCGCTTAGAGGAGAAGGCAAAAGCTTTGGCAAATCAAGGGGAGTGGACCTCGTTCATTGACATATTAGCACTGTTGGTGTTTGGGACTATACTATTTCCGAATGTAGACGGGCTAGTGGATCTAGCAGGGATCGACGCCTTTCTTGCTTATCGCCacagcaaggaaagcccggtcatcGCTGCTTTGGCGGATGCATATGATACATTCGACTtgaggtgcgagaagagtagtgCGAGAATTGTCTATTGTACGCCTGCTCTTTATATATGGTTGGTATCCCACGTTTTTCATCATGAAGGTAGACCTGTTTGTCCCCTACAAGGTCATCATGTGTGTTCCAAAAAGGGTAAAGCAAATTGGGAAGAACTCTTGGCAGGCATGACAAAAGCGTCCATTAGTTGGTTCCCACGGTGGAAAGAAGGAGAGGCAGGAGTGTTATGCTCATGTGAAGGATTCCCAAATGTCCCTTTGATGGGGACGAgaggttgtattaactataatcccaTGTTGGCCATAAGACAGttaggctaccctatgagaggtgcACCATCGGAGAAAGTCATCACACCTTTCATCACGGGAGGCTTCAATGAAGCTAATGCAAAGATACTTCAGAAAATCTCTAAAGCATGGAATAGAGTGGGAAGAAAAGATAAGGAGCTTAGAGGAAGTAGCAATGACGTCATCAACGGCTATCACAAGTGGTTGAAGTCTAGAACACAAGGGATAACTTGGCTCCCAAAGCTAAAAAGTTTAAGTAGGAAAGAGGCTGAAATTCCTGAGGAAAGTGAAAAAGTGCAGGCTTTGAAGGCAGAGCTCGAAGGTGAAAGAGAAGTTGAAGACGGCAGTCACTAG